The following are from one region of the Streptomyces fradiae genome:
- a CDS encoding TetR family transcriptional regulator, with amino-acid sequence MVYRRTPAVQARLDAQRTAVVEAGLGLLAEHGYAGCTVAAVAARAGIATGSVYRHFPSKAELSVELFRTVVEREVAAVTEAAALGAHRTAADRVVAVIETFARRALKAPRLAYALLAEPVDPAVDAERLVFRRAFRDVFAERITDGVRAGELPPQDAVLTASALVGAGAEALIGPLTGGAPGPGTVPALVTFTLRALGVPDADHA; translated from the coding sequence ATGGTCTACCGCCGCACGCCCGCCGTCCAGGCCCGTCTCGACGCACAGCGCACCGCCGTCGTCGAGGCGGGCCTCGGTCTGCTCGCCGAACACGGCTACGCCGGCTGCACCGTGGCCGCCGTCGCCGCGCGGGCGGGCATCGCGACCGGAAGCGTGTACCGCCACTTCCCCAGCAAGGCCGAGCTGTCCGTGGAGCTGTTCCGGACCGTCGTGGAGCGCGAGGTGGCCGCGGTCACCGAGGCCGCCGCGCTCGGCGCCCACCGGACGGCCGCCGACCGGGTCGTGGCGGTCATCGAGACCTTCGCGCGCCGCGCCCTCAAGGCGCCGCGCCTCGCCTACGCGCTGCTCGCCGAGCCGGTCGACCCGGCCGTCGACGCCGAACGCCTGGTCTTCCGGCGCGCGTTCCGCGACGTCTTCGCCGAACGGATCACGGACGGGGTACGGGCCGGCGAACTGCCGCCCCAGGACGCCGTCCTGACCGCCTCCGCGCTCGTCGGCGCGGGCGCGGAGGCGCTGATCGGCCCCTTGACGGGCGGGGCCCCCGGGCCCGGCACCGTCCCCGCACTGGTCACCTTCACCCTGCGAGCCCTGGGAGTTCCCGATGCCGACCACGCATGA
- a CDS encoding acyl-CoA dehydrogenase family protein produces the protein MPTTHEVTNQVPPLTGYDVAGDPALLEALRREGAGWAEDEVRELGRLAGDARAQEWGRLAERHSPVLRTHDRYGHRIDEVEFHPYWHELMTTAVRHGLHAAPWADERPGAHVARAAKVFVWGQADAGHLCPVSMTYAAVPALRAEPELAAVYEPLLTSTTYDFGLRVPTEKRGIIAGMSMTEKQGGSDVRANTTRAVPTGEPGTYALTGHKWFTSAPMSDVFLTLAQVPGGTSRAEGHGGGLSCFLVPRVLPDGSRNAIRLQRLKDKLGNRSNASSEIEYEGALGRLVGEEGRGVATIIRMVNMTRLDCAISSASGMRLGLVQAVHHATHRSAFGARLVEQPLMTNVLADLAVEAEAATLAALRLAGAVDRAAAGDAQEDQLRRLGLAVTKYWVCKRAPVHAAEALECLGGNGYVEDSDLPRLYRESPLPSIWEGSGNVAALDVLRAMAKQPAAVEAFFAEVDLAAGADRRLDAAVARLRKDLAGLDDPAALQFRARRLVEHLALVLQGSLLVRHGHPAVADAFCASRLDGDWGIAFGTLPHGVDTAAILERAAPVFPGA, from the coding sequence ATGCCGACCACGCATGAGGTCACCAACCAAGTTCCGCCGCTCACCGGTTACGACGTCGCCGGCGACCCGGCGCTCCTGGAGGCGCTGCGCCGCGAGGGCGCCGGCTGGGCCGAGGACGAGGTGCGCGAGCTCGGCCGGCTCGCCGGTGACGCCCGGGCCCAGGAGTGGGGGCGGCTCGCCGAGCGCCACTCCCCCGTCCTGCGCACCCACGACCGCTACGGGCACCGGATCGACGAGGTCGAGTTCCACCCGTACTGGCACGAGCTGATGACCACGGCCGTCCGGCACGGCCTGCACGCGGCGCCGTGGGCCGACGAGCGGCCCGGCGCGCACGTGGCCCGCGCCGCGAAGGTGTTCGTCTGGGGCCAGGCCGACGCGGGGCACCTGTGCCCGGTCTCCATGACGTACGCCGCCGTGCCCGCGCTGCGCGCCGAGCCGGAGCTCGCCGCCGTGTACGAGCCGCTGCTGACCTCCACGACGTACGACTTCGGCCTGCGGGTGCCGACGGAGAAGCGCGGGATCATCGCCGGCATGTCGATGACCGAGAAGCAGGGCGGCTCGGACGTGCGCGCCAACACCACCCGGGCGGTGCCGACCGGCGAGCCCGGGACGTACGCGCTGACCGGGCACAAGTGGTTCACCTCGGCGCCGATGTCGGACGTCTTCCTCACCCTCGCGCAGGTGCCTGGGGGTACCTCCCGTGCCGAAGGCCACGGGGGAGGGCTCTCCTGCTTCCTGGTGCCGCGGGTGCTGCCCGACGGCTCGCGCAACGCGATCCGGCTGCAGCGGCTGAAGGACAAGCTGGGCAACCGGTCGAACGCCTCCAGCGAGATCGAGTACGAGGGCGCGCTCGGGCGGCTCGTCGGAGAGGAGGGCCGCGGGGTCGCCACCATCATCCGCATGGTGAACATGACCCGGCTCGACTGCGCGATCAGCTCGGCGTCCGGGATGCGGCTCGGCCTCGTGCAGGCGGTGCACCACGCCACCCACCGGAGCGCGTTCGGCGCCCGGCTCGTCGAGCAGCCGCTGATGACCAATGTGCTCGCCGACCTCGCGGTCGAGGCCGAGGCCGCGACCCTCGCCGCGCTGCGGCTCGCGGGCGCCGTGGACCGGGCGGCCGCCGGCGACGCGCAGGAGGACCAGTTGCGCCGGCTCGGGCTCGCCGTCACCAAGTACTGGGTGTGCAAGCGGGCCCCCGTCCACGCGGCCGAGGCTCTGGAGTGCCTGGGCGGCAACGGCTATGTGGAGGACTCCGACCTGCCCCGGCTCTACCGCGAGTCGCCGCTGCCCTCCATCTGGGAGGGCTCGGGCAACGTGGCCGCGCTCGATGTGCTGCGCGCGATGGCGAAGCAGCCGGCCGCCGTGGAGGCCTTCTTCGCCGAGGTGGACCTCGCGGCCGGCGCCGACCGGCGGCTGGACGCGGCGGTCGCCCGGCTCCGCAAGGACCTGGCCGGTCTGGACGACCCGGCGGCCCTGCAGTTCCGGGCCCGCCGTCTGGTCGAGCACCTCGCCCTCGTGCTGCAGGGCTCGCTGCTCGTCCGGCACGGGCACCCGGCGGTCGCCGACGCCTTCTGCGCCTCGCGCCTGGACGGCGACTGGGGCATCGCCTTCGGGACCCTGCCGCACGGCGTGGACACGGCGGCGATCCTGGAACGCGCGGCGCCGGTGTTCCCGGGCGCCTGA